In one Chryseobacterium camelliae genomic region, the following are encoded:
- a CDS encoding NUDIX hydrolase, producing MQDIKVAVDAVIFGYFDKKDLQILLIKRNIEPFKGGWALPGGLVMDNENLDDAVKRELHEEAGIKPDFLEQLYTFGNVGRDPRNRVVSVAYLGLVNPSYHELFADSDADDAQWFSIKQLPELAFDHQTIIDIALKRLRTKIQYQPIGFNLLNEEFLFSDLENLYKTIIGQEIDRRNFRKKIMSYGLLKDTNTLKKEGSGRPGKLFTFNQEKYKELEEQGFYFEIK from the coding sequence ATACAGGATATAAAGGTTGCCGTAGATGCAGTTATTTTCGGATATTTTGATAAAAAAGACCTGCAAATTCTTTTAATTAAAAGGAATATCGAACCTTTCAAAGGAGGTTGGGCTCTTCCTGGAGGACTGGTTATGGATAATGAAAATCTGGATGATGCGGTGAAAAGAGAGCTTCATGAAGAAGCCGGAATAAAACCCGATTTTCTGGAACAACTCTATACTTTTGGCAATGTTGGTCGTGATCCAAGAAATAGAGTGGTTTCTGTGGCTTATTTAGGGCTTGTCAATCCTTCCTATCATGAACTCTTTGCAGATTCCGATGCGGATGATGCTCAATGGTTCAGTATCAAGCAACTTCCAGAATTAGCTTTTGATCACCAGACAATTATTGATATCGCATTAAAAAGACTTCGTACAAAAATTCAATATCAACCCATTGGTTTTAATCTTTTGAATGAAGAATTTCTATTTTCAGACCTTGAAAATCTATATAAAACCATTATCGGGCAGGAGATCGACCGCAGGAATTTCCGGAAAAAAATTATGAGCTACGGATTATTAAAAGATACGAATACCCTAAAAAAAGAAGGAAGTGGAAGACCCGGAAAATTATTTACTTTCAATCAGGAGAAGTATAAAGAGCTTGAAGAACAAGGGTTCTATTTTGAAATAAAATGA
- a CDS encoding outer membrane beta-barrel protein, with product MKIKNNAKKALAGLFVLGLSSLGLSNAQTLTSAPAKSGFYVGINGGYNFPITTKGSPYFYANDETVQSGPNIVEVVPFSLGKGPSVGVDFGYMFTSNIGAELGIDYLFGSKTTFTETDKDFPSYRAEQSISGKMLQFKPAVVFTAGAGNVKPYAKAGIVIGVAGKITSEYEVREPDANYSRDWYEEYNGGAAVGFHGALGIDYALNNQLSLFGEVTAIGLNYSPDKGEVTKAIENGEDYLNSLNVSDREIEFVDRTDGTAQSDNQPRKELKFSAPFSNVGLNVGVKYHF from the coding sequence ATGAAAATTAAGAACAATGCAAAGAAGGCTTTAGCAGGACTATTCGTCCTGGGACTATCATCTCTGGGACTATCTAATGCCCAAACTTTAACTTCAGCGCCGGCAAAGAGCGGTTTCTATGTAGGAATTAATGGAGGATATAATTTTCCGATAACGACCAAAGGAAGTCCGTATTTTTATGCAAACGATGAAACCGTGCAATCTGGGCCAAACATAGTAGAAGTTGTGCCCTTCTCTTTGGGAAAAGGACCTTCAGTAGGGGTGGATTTCGGTTATATGTTTACAAGCAATATTGGTGCTGAACTGGGGATTGATTACCTATTTGGAAGTAAAACGACATTTACGGAGACAGACAAAGATTTTCCATCTTACAGAGCAGAGCAAAGCATTTCAGGAAAAATGCTCCAGTTTAAACCTGCAGTGGTATTTACAGCTGGAGCCGGGAATGTTAAACCTTATGCAAAAGCAGGTATTGTAATAGGTGTGGCAGGTAAAATTACTTCTGAATATGAGGTAAGAGAACCGGATGCTAATTACTCCAGAGATTGGTATGAAGAATATAACGGAGGAGCTGCGGTTGGCTTTCACGGTGCTCTGGGTATAGATTATGCGCTCAATAACCAATTGTCTTTATTTGGTGAAGTTACAGCAATAGGGCTGAATTATTCTCCGGACAAAGGAGAGGTAACAAAAGCGATAGAAAATGGAGAAGATTATCTGAATAGCTTAAATGTGAGTGATAGAGAAATTGAATTTGTAGATAGAACAGATGGGACTGCTCAGAGTGATAACCAGCCAAGAAAAGAGCTGAAGTTCTCTGCTCCGTTTTCAAATGTTGGATTAAATGTAGGCGTTAAATATCATTTTTAA
- a CDS encoding ADP-ribosylation/crystallin J1 yields the protein MKKENIKTKTLYRPVGEKEMILIIESNYKKFPPRLEWQPIFYPVLNEEYASEIAQKWNTRDEAGNYLGFVTKFEVLEEMVNQYPSQNVGAKNHNELWVSSEELDSFNKAIVGNIEVTKVFVGSNFIESENNEIERLILDFKQ from the coding sequence ATGAAAAAAGAAAACATAAAAACAAAGACACTTTATAGACCAGTCGGAGAAAAGGAAATGATTTTAATTATAGAAAGTAATTACAAAAAATTTCCTCCAAGATTGGAATGGCAGCCGATTTTCTATCCGGTTTTAAACGAAGAATATGCTTCTGAAATTGCACAGAAATGGAATACAAGAGATGAAGCGGGAAATTATCTAGGTTTCGTAACGAAGTTTGAGGTGCTGGAAGAAATGGTTAATCAATATCCTTCACAAAATGTAGGAGCAAAAAATCATAATGAATTGTGGGTTTCTTCTGAAGAATTGGATTCATTTAATAAGGCAATTGTCGGGAATATTGAAGTAACAAAAGTATTCGTTGGAAGTAACTTTATAGAATCTGAGAATAATGAAATTGAACGTTTAATATTAGACTTTAAGCAATGA
- a CDS encoding DinB family protein: protein MDTLSQLKNELQEEYQTTRKFFEIYPEAKNDFAPHEKSMKMMPLATHIAEVFEWPNTMLKTSDLDFANTNYQPKKFTTKEDLLKALDENYKLGVDALENAKEEDLNEMWALKHNGHELAKWTKYGSIRHSLNQITHHRAQLGVYYRLNDIALPGSYGPSADHQSF, encoded by the coding sequence ATGGATACTTTATCACAGTTGAAAAATGAACTCCAGGAAGAATATCAGACGACCAGAAAGTTTTTCGAAATCTACCCAGAAGCCAAAAACGATTTTGCTCCTCATGAGAAAAGCATGAAAATGATGCCTCTTGCCACTCATATTGCAGAAGTTTTTGAATGGCCTAATACGATGCTCAAAACCTCAGATCTGGATTTTGCCAATACTAATTATCAACCCAAAAAATTCACGACAAAAGAAGACCTCTTAAAAGCATTGGATGAAAATTATAAGCTGGGAGTTGATGCTTTGGAAAATGCTAAAGAAGAAGATCTCAATGAAATGTGGGCCTTAAAACATAACGGTCATGAACTGGCAAAATGGACCAAATACGGATCGATACGTCACAGTCTGAATCAGATTACCCATCACAGAGCTCAGCTTGGTGTGTACTACCGATTAAACGACATTGCTCTTCCGGGAAGTTACGGTCCTTCAGCTGATCATCAAAGCTTTTAA
- a CDS encoding FeoA family protein: MGKIIGYDNDHLKMPNKIIEMGLLPETSFKILYQAPFSGPMYVEFGDEKSRIALREEEGDYIIVEELN; encoded by the coding sequence ATGGGAAAGATAATAGGATATGATAATGATCATCTGAAAATGCCTAATAAAATCATTGAAATGGGGCTCCTTCCGGAAACCTCGTTCAAGATTTTGTATCAGGCTCCTTTCAGCGGGCCGATGTATGTGGAATTTGGGGATGAAAAAAGCCGTATTGCTCTTCGTGAGGAAGAAGGAGATTATATCATTGTTGAAGAATTGAATTAA
- a CDS encoding TonB-dependent receptor produces the protein MRKNISLFLMLFFSVLSFAQKTVSGKITDEDGVAIPSASVTVEEPGKDAILAYGITNSKGEYKVTFTTGEANVDLKVKAFNQKPITKQISNSDQNLTFKMQSEATEIKEVKLKTKMVTARGDTISYDLKAFDSKNDRSLADVLKKMPGIEVNADGTILYQGNAINKFYVEGKDLMEGGYGTISNSLPKDAVAKVEVLENHQPVKILQDKVPSENAAINIKLKKSVTMTGRGEVGTGFGEPWLWNVKLTPMFFSKKSQWVVNYKTNNMGEQVENEGNILAFGNRFEGRRINASQNDWLNVENASTPNLPVKRYLMNNVHYLSANYLTNIDKKKEWELKANANYTNNAVERESNVIQNYFNGNSNTVNIHNNFYTDKAKGELIFTKNAKKGFFKNTTSFSQYWNADRADVNRIDNKTLSQRNAAEALESPTTSFQNSLSTIIPWKEKMVNVLSFLSYQTDRQSLDVSPSSYLDIPGFSATTSSDFVRQNLRLKTFEANHSANIGFSTKGWTFTPEVGFNFKSTDLVSDLFNIKSKATTEPPASQYSNDLSYITATPYGSLGVNYKNDSWMLYANFPVNSNNIKAEDPLRSVSRELNKVTFEPSVFAQYSFASFWKASVNANINNNFGEINTAYSGFLMTSPSGINVMDPKNPIPQNNNKSAGTRLEYRNPLNNLFFNINYRYSDAKRNLIASPTIENGYTQMKYKVQDNNVLTSSYSAEVGKYFPKFKTNASLSYSNSTSKSDSYLDDRSYTNDNNSQSLGVKFNNTYFSWMSMDYNASFTRTNQTSVGEVDTDAKTTGFKHNLGVFFYPIENHTIGFNWDQVNSNVAATDQKYHNGFYDLSYQFTWSKKNIDFELKWMNIANKRVFETYEIGPTDTKFTRYQLRPSQVMFTVKFNFK, from the coding sequence ATGAGAAAAAATATTTCTTTATTTCTAATGTTGTTTTTCTCTGTTTTGTCTTTTGCACAGAAAACAGTTTCGGGAAAGATTACGGATGAAGACGGTGTGGCTATTCCAAGCGCAAGTGTGACGGTGGAAGAACCTGGAAAAGATGCAATTCTGGCATACGGAATTACCAACTCGAAAGGGGAATATAAAGTAACCTTTACCACAGGGGAGGCTAATGTTGATCTAAAAGTAAAGGCTTTTAATCAGAAGCCGATCACAAAACAAATCAGTAACAGCGATCAGAACCTGACTTTTAAAATGCAGTCCGAAGCTACCGAAATAAAGGAAGTAAAGCTTAAAACCAAAATGGTAACAGCCAGAGGAGATACTATTTCTTATGACCTTAAAGCATTTGACAGTAAAAACGACAGAAGTCTTGCTGATGTTCTTAAAAAAATGCCTGGAATTGAGGTAAATGCAGACGGAACAATTCTATACCAAGGAAATGCAATCAACAAATTTTATGTTGAAGGAAAAGACCTTATGGAAGGAGGTTACGGAACGATCAGTAATTCACTTCCTAAAGATGCCGTAGCAAAAGTAGAAGTACTAGAGAATCACCAACCTGTAAAAATTCTTCAGGATAAAGTACCTTCAGAAAACGCAGCAATTAATATAAAGCTAAAAAAATCTGTAACCATGACTGGTCGAGGAGAGGTAGGAACCGGTTTCGGAGAGCCTTGGTTGTGGAATGTAAAACTGACCCCAATGTTTTTTAGTAAAAAAAGCCAATGGGTGGTTAATTACAAAACCAACAATATGGGAGAACAGGTAGAAAATGAAGGAAATATTCTGGCTTTCGGAAACCGGTTTGAAGGAAGGAGAATTAATGCTTCACAAAATGACTGGTTGAATGTGGAAAATGCAAGCACACCCAATCTTCCAGTAAAAAGGTACTTGATGAATAATGTTCATTATTTATCTGCAAATTATCTTACCAATATTGATAAGAAAAAAGAATGGGAGCTTAAAGCAAACGCAAATTACACGAATAATGCGGTAGAAAGAGAGTCTAACGTTATACAGAATTACTTTAATGGAAATTCGAATACGGTAAACATTCATAATAATTTTTATACGGATAAAGCAAAAGGAGAATTAATTTTCACGAAAAATGCTAAAAAAGGATTTTTTAAAAACACAACGAGTTTCTCTCAATATTGGAATGCAGATCGGGCAGATGTAAATAGAATAGATAACAAAACATTAAGCCAAAGAAATGCAGCAGAAGCATTAGAATCTCCTACAACTTCTTTCCAAAACTCATTGAGTACGATCATTCCTTGGAAAGAAAAAATGGTAAATGTATTATCTTTTTTAAGCTATCAAACAGATAGGCAGAGTTTGGATGTTTCACCTTCTTCTTATCTTGATATTCCGGGATTTAGTGCAACAACATCTTCTGACTTTGTCCGTCAGAATTTAAGATTAAAAACTTTTGAAGCTAATCACTCTGCAAACATTGGGTTCTCTACAAAAGGATGGACGTTTACCCCGGAGGTTGGATTTAATTTTAAATCGACAGATTTAGTTTCAGACTTATTTAATATTAAATCGAAAGCTACAACTGAACCTCCAGCTTCACAATATAGCAATGATCTTAGTTATATAACCGCAACTCCTTACGGAAGTTTGGGAGTAAATTATAAGAATGATTCTTGGATGTTATATGCAAATTTCCCGGTAAATTCTAATAATATTAAAGCAGAAGATCCTCTAAGATCAGTTTCAAGAGAATTAAACAAGGTTACTTTTGAGCCAAGTGTTTTTGCACAATATTCCTTTGCTTCTTTCTGGAAAGCTTCCGTAAATGCAAATATCAATAATAACTTTGGAGAAATCAATACGGCTTATTCAGGATTTTTAATGACTTCACCATCCGGAATTAATGTTATGGATCCTAAAAACCCGATCCCACAGAATAATAACAAATCAGCAGGAACGAGATTAGAATATAGAAATCCATTGAACAATCTATTCTTTAATATCAATTACAGATATTCAGATGCCAAAAGAAACTTAATTGCTAGTCCGACTATCGAAAATGGATATACGCAAATGAAATATAAAGTGCAGGATAATAATGTCTTGACCAGTTCATACAGTGCAGAAGTAGGGAAGTATTTTCCGAAATTTAAAACAAATGCTTCTTTAAGCTATAGTAATAGTACATCAAAATCTGATTCTTATCTTGACGATAGATCTTATACAAATGATAACAATAGCCAGTCCCTTGGCGTGAAATTCAACAATACTTATTTCAGCTGGATGAGTATGGATTATAACGCAAGCTTTACAAGAACGAATCAGACTAGTGTAGGTGAAGTTGATACAGATGCTAAAACTACAGGATTCAAACATAATTTAGGAGTATTCTTTTATCCAATAGAGAACCATACTATAGGATTCAACTGGGATCAGGTAAACTCAAATGTAGCAGCAACGGATCAAAAATACCATAATGGATTCTATGATCTTTCCTATCAGTTTACGTGGTCTAAAAAGAATATTGATTTCGAGCTGAAATGGATGAATATTGCTAATAAGAGAGTATTTGAAACTTACGAAATAGGTCCTACTGATACTAAATTTACAAGATATCAACTCCGCCCAAGCCAAGTCATGTTCACTGTAAAGTTTAACTTTAAATAA
- a CDS encoding GLPGLI family protein: MKKLFSIFFIALFAFVSAQDSDSKETANRFFYELTFKPKKDSAKVEKVIMALDIVKNRSIYRDFTAIAQDSILKIQLEAMQKAGVYKDLSKSFKMPKFSEKIVKTYPDMKIQYIDRIANGFTPMNIGYNETTKFDWKISNEKAKIGAYNAQKATTEYGGKKWTAWFSSELPFQDGPYKFSGLPGLIVKIEDEGKNYAWVLQGNKKVPNWEELTFMEKISNLGLKVTEMPREKFEKTFNEFKKDPFATARPMMTQEIMSKTLPGMDGTIGDMMKKQEKMYKDFYNANDNPIEPPYEKLKVGTVEKVGKEN, translated from the coding sequence ATGAAAAAACTATTTTCAATATTCTTTATTGCCCTTTTTGCTTTTGTAAGTGCCCAGGATAGTGACTCAAAAGAAACGGCAAACCGCTTTTTCTATGAGCTGACCTTTAAGCCCAAAAAAGATTCTGCCAAAGTAGAAAAAGTAATTATGGCTCTTGATATTGTTAAAAACAGATCTATTTATAGAGACTTTACAGCAATTGCACAAGATTCTATTCTTAAAATTCAGCTAGAAGCCATGCAAAAAGCCGGAGTTTATAAAGATTTATCCAAGTCTTTCAAAATGCCTAAGTTCTCTGAAAAAATTGTGAAGACATATCCGGATATGAAAATTCAGTATATCGATAGGATTGCAAACGGATTTACTCCAATGAATATAGGATACAACGAAACGACTAAATTTGATTGGAAAATTTCGAACGAAAAAGCAAAAATAGGAGCCTATAATGCACAAAAAGCAACCACAGAATACGGAGGGAAAAAATGGACGGCCTGGTTCAGTTCAGAACTGCCTTTTCAGGATGGACCCTATAAATTCTCAGGCCTTCCGGGTTTAATCGTCAAGATTGAAGATGAAGGTAAAAATTATGCTTGGGTGCTGCAAGGAAACAAAAAAGTTCCGAACTGGGAAGAGTTGACTTTTATGGAGAAAATCTCAAACTTAGGTTTAAAAGTAACTGAAATGCCAAGAGAAAAGTTTGAAAAAACTTTCAATGAATTCAAAAAGGACCCTTTTGCAACGGCAAGACCAATGATGACACAGGAAATTATGTCTAAAACTCTACCAGGAATGGATGGTACAATTGGTGACATGATGAAAAAGCAGGAAAAAATGTACAAAGATTTCTACAATGCCAACGATAACCCTATCGAACCTCCTTACGAAAAACTGAAAGTAGGAACAGTAGAAAAAGTAGGAAAAGAAAACTAA
- the feoB gene encoding ferrous iron transport protein B: protein MQDTQKKQILLVGNPNVGKSTVFNALCNKKQKTGNYAGVTVASHSGNYTFKNEEIEVIDLPGSYSVYPSSEDEAIFSKFLIDEQKNYAGVVYILEALSLKRGLLLFQQIQDLGIPMILVVNQIDQAERRGISIDIQKFSEALGIKIIQTNAKENVGIDEVKEAVLNNQFVKRNTASFEIPDEHKDFINKIVAHKGFDNEYKAWMSLSLGTDLGKIESVMELMNEPESKSLVPKRLQVQETVRRYQNVDKILSDVISKKPQFKELLTERLDKILVHKFWGYVVFLAILLIIFQSVFFLAEYPMNWIDDLFSWLTAFTSEHLPEGPINSLISNGIIPGIGGIVVFAPQIGILLYFLYLLEDSGYMARVVFLMDRILRPFGLNGKSIVPLVSGTACAIPAVISTRNIENVKERLLTILVTPFMTCSARLPVYSIIIGLIISEDTFLGIKYKALVLMGMYLLGFLVALFSASILKRFIKNKGKTYLVMDLPTYKKPLFGYDFKMVLGKVWDFITGAGKIIFIVSIIIWFLSYFGPKQKPGQFVATDVHLDHSYLAKMGKAIEPVIEPLGYDWKMGVGILTSFVAREVFVGTMSTLYSLEDDAPEVKVIDKMRRDVKPNGEKVFSFATGVSVLLFYAFAMQCVSTLAVVFRETKSWKWTGLQVAMMTGLAYFVSMIVYQILK from the coding sequence ATGCAGGATACTCAAAAAAAACAGATACTTTTAGTTGGAAACCCGAATGTAGGGAAATCAACGGTTTTCAATGCGCTTTGTAACAAGAAGCAGAAAACCGGAAATTATGCAGGGGTTACTGTTGCAAGCCATTCGGGGAATTATACTTTTAAGAATGAGGAAATTGAGGTGATCGATTTGCCGGGCTCTTACAGCGTATATCCAAGTTCGGAAGATGAAGCTATTTTTTCCAAATTTCTTATTGACGAGCAGAAAAATTATGCTGGAGTTGTGTATATCCTTGAAGCACTAAGTCTAAAAAGAGGATTGCTTTTATTCCAGCAGATTCAGGATTTGGGGATTCCGATGATTCTGGTAGTGAACCAGATCGATCAGGCCGAAAGAAGAGGAATTAGTATTGATATTCAGAAATTCTCAGAAGCTTTAGGCATTAAGATTATTCAGACTAATGCTAAAGAAAATGTCGGAATCGATGAAGTTAAAGAAGCGGTTCTCAATAATCAGTTTGTAAAAAGAAATACTGCTTCATTTGAAATTCCGGATGAGCATAAAGATTTTATTAATAAAATTGTTGCTCATAAAGGTTTTGATAATGAGTATAAAGCCTGGATGAGTCTTTCCTTAGGTACGGATTTGGGTAAAATAGAATCCGTAATGGAACTCATGAACGAACCGGAGTCTAAAAGCTTGGTTCCGAAAAGATTGCAGGTTCAGGAAACGGTAAGAAGATATCAGAACGTGGATAAGATATTATCTGATGTAATTTCTAAAAAGCCTCAGTTCAAAGAACTTTTAACAGAAAGATTAGACAAAATTTTAGTTCATAAATTCTGGGGATATGTCGTTTTTCTTGCTATTTTACTGATTATTTTTCAAAGCGTTTTCTTTCTGGCAGAATATCCTATGAATTGGATTGATGATCTCTTTTCTTGGCTAACAGCTTTTACATCGGAGCATTTACCGGAAGGACCAATCAATTCACTGATTTCCAACGGAATTATTCCTGGAATCGGAGGAATTGTAGTTTTCGCTCCGCAAATCGGAATTTTATTATATTTTCTTTATTTGCTGGAAGATTCTGGATATATGGCAAGAGTTGTTTTCCTGATGGACAGAATTTTACGTCCTTTCGGGTTAAACGGAAAAAGTATTGTGCCTCTGGTTTCAGGAACAGCCTGTGCAATTCCGGCAGTGATTTCAACAAGAAATATTGAAAATGTAAAAGAAAGATTGCTTACTATTTTGGTAACACCTTTTATGACGTGTTCTGCAAGGCTTCCGGTTTACAGTATCATCATTGGACTGATTATTTCAGAAGATACTTTTTTAGGAATAAAATACAAAGCTTTGGTGTTGATGGGGATGTATTTGCTGGGCTTTTTAGTGGCGCTGTTCTCAGCATCAATCCTTAAAAGATTTATAAAAAACAAAGGAAAAACATATCTGGTAATGGATTTACCGACTTATAAAAAACCTCTTTTCGGATACGACTTCAAAATGGTTTTAGGTAAAGTTTGGGACTTCATTACAGGAGCCGGAAAAATTATTTTCATTGTAAGTATCATCATCTGGTTCCTGAGTTATTTTGGACCTAAACAAAAACCGGGGCAGTTTGTGGCAACAGATGTTCATCTTGACCATTCTTATCTTGCCAAAATGGGTAAAGCAATAGAACCGGTAATTGAACCTCTTGGCTACGATTGGAAAATGGGAGTAGGGATTCTGACAAGTTTCGTGGCGAGAGAAGTTTTTGTGGGAACAATGTCTACATTATACAGTCTTGAAGATGATGCTCCGGAAGTGAAAGTAATCGATAAAATGAGAAGAGACGTAAAACCTAATGGCGAAAAAGTTTTCAGTTTTGCGACGGGAGTTTCGGTTCTTTTATTTTATGCATTTGCAATGCAGTGTGTTTCTACACTTGCAGTAGTCTTCAGAGAAACCAAAAGCTGGAAATGGACCGGCTTACAGGTAGCCATGATGACCGGTTTGGCATACTTTGTGTCGATGATAGTATATCAGATTTTGAAATAA
- a CDS encoding cupin-like domain-containing protein yields MGIILKPIDIVDDITQEEFIEKYLKPRKPVVIKNMARKWPAYQKWTMEYMKEVVGDVEVPLYDSSKADPAAPINSPTTKMKFADYIDLIQREPTDLRIFFFDPIKHAKNLLQDYISPKELMGGFLDKYPSMFFGGKGSVTFLHYDIDLAHIFHTHFNGRKHVLLFEYKWKERLYKLPYATYALEDYDIENPDFSKFPALDGVEGIECFLEHGDTLFMPTGWWHWMKYLDGSFSISLRAWDKSWAVKANSLWNLTVQRKFDDIMKSRFKKDYMDWKEKKAVQRAEMALKNGLPK; encoded by the coding sequence ATGGGGATTATTTTAAAGCCTATAGATATTGTAGACGATATTACACAAGAAGAATTTATCGAAAAATATCTAAAGCCCAGGAAGCCTGTTGTCATTAAGAATATGGCAAGAAAATGGCCTGCTTACCAAAAGTGGACAATGGAATATATGAAGGAAGTTGTAGGTGATGTAGAAGTTCCGCTATATGACAGCTCAAAAGCTGATCCTGCAGCTCCCATCAATTCTCCAACTACCAAAATGAAGTTCGCGGACTATATAGATCTTATACAGAGGGAGCCGACAGATTTAAGAATTTTCTTTTTCGACCCTATAAAGCATGCAAAAAATTTGCTTCAGGATTATATTTCTCCAAAAGAATTAATGGGTGGTTTCCTGGATAAATACCCATCAATGTTTTTCGGAGGTAAAGGTTCCGTTACTTTTTTACATTACGATATTGACTTAGCTCATATTTTCCATACTCATTTTAACGGCAGAAAGCACGTTTTACTTTTCGAATACAAATGGAAAGAAAGATTATATAAACTTCCCTACGCTACCTATGCTTTGGAAGATTATGATATCGAAAATCCTGATTTTTCGAAATTTCCCGCTTTAGATGGTGTTGAAGGTATTGAGTGCTTTTTGGAACATGGAGATACTTTATTCATGCCTACAGGTTGGTGGCACTGGATGAAATATCTGGACGGAAGCTTCTCTATTTCTTTACGAGCTTGGGATAAATCTTGGGCAGTAAAAGCAAATTCTTTATGGAATCTTACCGTACAACGTAAATTCGACGACATTATGAAGTCCAGATTTAAAAAGGATTATATGGACTGGAAAGAGAAAAAAGCTGTCCAAAGAGCAGAAATGGCTCTAAAAAACGGCTTACCAAAATAA
- a CDS encoding SIR2 family NAD-dependent protein deacylase — protein MKKLTILSGAGISAESGIKTFRDGDGLWENHSITDVASPEGWRKDRGLVLEFYNQRRRQLHEVKPNEAHTLLAELEKHFEVQIITQNIDDLHERAGSTNILHLHGELFKSCSCNNKGLIYEQKDDINIGDKAEDGAQLRPFIVWFGEDVPLMKEASQKAKEADIFLVIGTSLQVYPAAGLIHDIKDDCLLIVINPNETNFGYRQRAVVMKETATQGMKLLYEKLLNLA, from the coding sequence ATGAAAAAACTAACCATATTAAGCGGTGCGGGAATCAGTGCCGAAAGCGGAATAAAAACATTCAGAGACGGAGATGGTCTTTGGGAAAATCATAGTATAACAGACGTTGCAAGTCCGGAAGGATGGCGAAAAGACAGAGGTTTGGTGTTGGAATTTTACAATCAGAGACGTCGACAGCTTCATGAAGTAAAGCCCAATGAAGCACATACATTATTGGCAGAACTGGAAAAACATTTCGAGGTTCAGATCATCACGCAGAATATTGATGATTTGCATGAAAGAGCCGGTTCTACGAATATTCTTCATTTGCACGGAGAATTATTTAAGTCGTGTTCCTGTAACAATAAAGGACTGATTTATGAACAAAAAGACGATATCAATATTGGTGATAAAGCGGAAGACGGAGCGCAATTGCGACCTTTCATCGTTTGGTTCGGAGAAGATGTTCCACTGATGAAGGAAGCCTCACAAAAGGCAAAAGAAGCAGATATTTTCTTAGTAATAGGAACGTCATTACAGGTTTATCCGGCTGCAGGGCTGATTCATGACATCAAAGATGACTGCCTTCTTATTGTAATCAATCCCAATGAAACCAACTTTGGATACAGACAAAGAGCTGTTGTCATGAAAGAAACGGCAACTCAGGGAATGAAATTATTGTATGAGAAATTGTTAAATCTTGCGTAA
- a CDS encoding macro domain-containing protein → MKIELIKGDATKPQVEGNKIITHICNDIGGWGKGFVLAISKRWKTPENEYRNWFKSDKNFNLGEIQMVQVEKDLWVCNMIGQHKTISNSNGIPPIRYEAVEKCLEKLSDESLRLNASIHMPRIGCGLAGGKWEEIETIIERTLLKNNLEVYVYDFN, encoded by the coding sequence ATGAAAATTGAATTAATAAAAGGAGATGCTACAAAACCTCAAGTTGAAGGAAATAAAATAATTACTCACATTTGCAATGATATTGGAGGTTGGGGTAAAGGTTTTGTTTTAGCAATTTCAAAAAGGTGGAAAACGCCTGAAAATGAATATAGAAATTGGTTTAAAAGTGATAAAAATTTTAACCTTGGAGAAATTCAAATGGTTCAGGTAGAGAAAGATCTTTGGGTATGCAATATGATTGGCCAACATAAAACGATTTCAAACTCAAATGGAATTCCTCCAATCCGCTATGAAGCTGTTGAAAAGTGTTTGGAAAAACTTTCTGATGAATCTTTACGATTAAATGCGAGTATTCATATGCCGAGAATTGGTTGTGGGCTGGCAGGAGGAAAATGGGAAGAAATTGAAACAATTATTGAAAGAACATTGCTGAAAAACAATTTAGAAGTCTATGTATATGATTTCAATTAG